A stretch of Mucilaginibacter terrae DNA encodes these proteins:
- a CDS encoding glucosaminidase domain-containing protein, whose amino-acid sequence MKKILLIACLLTSAFAASAQNTSKTYVDKFKDNAIRIMHESGVPASIILAIAMHESASGNSKLARTQNNHFGVKGKSPVSYTGRKKTKSAYKQYDSATDSFQDFARIMTERKQFSHLSVSLSHYDYKSWVKGIQRSGYASSKKWGSQVLGLINRYDLHAYDEQPDSVKAAEPKRQ is encoded by the coding sequence ATGAAGAAAATCTTACTGATTGCCTGTTTGTTAACGTCGGCTTTTGCTGCTTCGGCACAAAATACTTCAAAAACATATGTAGACAAGTTCAAAGATAATGCCATTCGCATTATGCACGAGAGCGGTGTACCGGCAAGCATCATTTTAGCTATAGCCATGCACGAAAGTGCCAGCGGAAACAGCAAATTAGCCCGCACGCAAAACAACCACTTTGGTGTAAAAGGTAAAAGCCCTGTATCTTATACAGGTCGCAAAAAAACTAAATCGGCCTACAAGCAATACGACTCCGCAACCGACTCTTTTCAGGATTTTGCCCGCATCATGACCGAGCGTAAGCAGTTCAGCCACCTGTCGGTATCGCTTTCGCATTATGATTATAAAAGCTGGGTAAAAGGTATACAGCGCAGCGGTTATGCCAGCAGCAAAAAATGGGGTTCGCAGGTTTTGGGCTTAATCAACAGGTACGACCTGCATGCTTATGATGAGCAGCCTGATTCGGTTAAAGCTGCTGAGCCTAAAAGACAATAA
- a CDS encoding O-methyltransferase yields the protein MKLVKKVKKPDICRMEILDPQLQTYLETHCDPEPEALKKINRDTYLKQLKPNMLSGHYQGRLLSMLSKMVQPKLVLEIGTFTGYATICLAEGLTEGGKVHTIEVNREQEDTLRNNFELADVQDRIELYIGDAQDVLFGLSENIYDLAFIDADKKSNLTYFELIIDKIRPGGLIIIDNVLWKGKVYGDANDTDTQLFRKLNDTIAVNTQVEKLILPVRDGVLVIRKK from the coding sequence GTGAAGTTAGTTAAAAAAGTAAAAAAGCCCGACATTTGCCGGATGGAAATACTCGATCCACAATTACAAACCTACCTCGAAACCCACTGCGACCCCGAGCCCGAGGCGCTGAAGAAAATAAACCGCGATACCTATTTAAAGCAGTTAAAACCCAATATGCTGAGCGGCCACTACCAGGGCCGGTTATTGAGCATGTTAAGCAAAATGGTGCAGCCTAAACTGGTTTTAGAAATAGGTACCTTTACCGGTTACGCCACTATTTGCCTGGCCGAAGGGCTTACCGAGGGTGGAAAAGTACATACCATAGAAGTGAATCGCGAGCAGGAGGATACACTGCGCAACAACTTCGAACTGGCTGACGTACAAGACCGTATAGAGCTTTATATAGGCGACGCACAGGACGTACTATTTGGATTGTCAGAAAATATTTACGACCTTGCGTTTATCGACGCGGATAAGAAGAGCAATTTGACTTACTTCGAGTTGATTATTGATAAGATACGACCGGGAGGTTTAATAATAATTGATAACGTTTTGTGGAAGGGCAAAGTGTACGGTGATGCAAATGATACCGACACTCAGCTTTTCAGAAAACTAAATGACACCATAGCTGTTAACACACAGGTTGAAAAACTAATATTACCTGTGCGAGACGGCGTGCTCGTCATCAGAAAAAAGTAA
- a CDS encoding NAD(P)-dependent oxidoreductase — protein MTHQTVALIGATGKAGKYILQHLLTSGYKVNALIRKPKEFLISHPLLEVIQGDAKDADTIDMLLQNCTAVISTLGQKPGEPLCSALATRHIISGMEKHHIERYVFLSGLNLDVPGDRKSETNQAKSLWMRQHYPEAVANKQDAYELVAKSNIDYTMIRLPLIEQTDERRKLIVDLHDCPGEDISTTDLAEFIVQQINNKEYVRKAPFVASL, from the coding sequence ATGACACATCAAACAGTAGCCTTAATTGGCGCTACCGGAAAGGCCGGAAAATATATTCTTCAACATTTGTTAACAAGCGGTTATAAAGTAAATGCGCTCATCCGTAAACCTAAAGAATTTCTAATTTCTCATCCTTTGTTAGAAGTAATACAGGGCGATGCAAAAGATGCAGATACAATTGATATGCTCTTACAAAACTGTACAGCTGTAATTAGCACTCTGGGGCAAAAACCCGGTGAGCCATTATGTTCAGCCCTGGCTACCCGCCACATCATCAGTGGTATGGAAAAGCATCACATCGAGCGTTATGTTTTTTTATCGGGATTAAACCTCGATGTACCCGGCGACCGAAAAAGCGAAACCAACCAGGCCAAAAGCCTATGGATGCGGCAGCATTACCCAGAAGCTGTGGCCAATAAGCAGGATGCCTACGAATTAGTAGCCAAAAGTAATATTGATTACACCATGATACGCCTGCCGCTAATTGAGCAAACCGATGAACGACGAAAGCTGATCGTTGATTTGCACGATTGCCCGGGCGAAGATATCAGCACTACCGATTTAGCTGAATTTATAGTGCAGCAGATAAATAATAAGGAATATGTGAGGAAAGCCCCCTTTGTGGCGAGTTTGTAA
- the ruvX gene encoding Holliday junction resolvase RuvX: MRIMAFDYGTKRIGIAVTDPLQMIATGLETVHPNLIVEYLKKYLQTEQVERFVVGEPKQMDNTPSQSAMHVKGFVNLLKKTFPDVPIDMMDERFTSKMASAAILAGGVKKSVRQDKALVDTVSAVILLQSWMERRSFGF; this comes from the coding sequence ATGAGAATAATGGCTTTTGATTACGGTACCAAGCGCATAGGCATTGCCGTTACCGATCCATTGCAAATGATAGCCACCGGGTTGGAAACTGTGCATCCAAACCTGATAGTAGAGTATTTAAAAAAGTACCTGCAAACCGAACAGGTGGAAAGGTTTGTGGTGGGCGAACCTAAGCAAATGGACAATACGCCGTCGCAATCGGCCATGCATGTTAAGGGTTTTGTTAATTTGTTGAAAAAGACTTTCCCCGATGTTCCAATTGATATGATGGATGAGCGCTTTACCTCCAAAATGGCCTCGGCGGCTATACTGGCGGGTGGTGTAAAAAAATCAGTCAGGCAGGATAAGGCGTTGGTTGATACTGTATCGGCCGTTATACTATTGCAATCGTGGATGGAACGGAGATCGTTCGGGTTTTAG